CATCCCAGATCAGTCTGTCTTTTGGAGTATCAAAAACGTAATGTAAGGCAACTGTGAGTTCAACAACTCCCAGGTTACTAGCAAAATGCCCTCCGATCCCGGAGAGAGTATCAATGATATAATTTCGGATCTCGGAACAGAGTTTAGGCAGTTCCTCGAGAGGCAATTTTCTGAGATCCACCGGAAGGCGGATCCCGTTCAATAACGAATCTTCCTGTTGCATGTATTCCGTCTTTGACGGTCATCGGGACTGCTCTACTGAATGCAAAGGTCTCCTCAGAAGTTTTAGGTCTTCTTCGTTCACTAAGTCGATCAGTTCATAGATCCGGACAGGTTTGGTTTTACCCTTTACCTTGACTAGGTCCAGTTCTCTGGCGATTATGCGGTCCTTGACCTTTTCGTATGTATATTCCGAAATAATAATATTTGTGGCATATTCCTTGTTGGATCCTTCCAGACGAGATCCCAAGTTAATGGTATCTCCCATACAAGTATAGTCCATCCGGTGAGAACTCCCCATATTCCCCACGACAGCAGGTCCGGAATTTAATCCGATACCGATGTCCATCACAGGAAGGTCTCTTGCTTTCCATTCTTCTTTCAATACAGCCAGTCTTCTCATCTGAGCGAGAGAAGCTGCGCAAGCGTAGTAAGCATGGTCTTCTAGAGGAACCGGAGCCCCCCAGAAAGCCATAATCGCATCCCCCATGTATTTATCAATCGTTCCCTTGAACTCGATAATGATCTCGGTCATTTCCGATAGGTACTGATTCAGGAATTGGACCAGTTCTTCCGGACCCATTTTTTCGGACATGGTGGTAAATCCGCGGATATCCGAGAAGAAAATGGTAATATCCTTCTTGGATCCTCCCAAGTTTAGATTTTCCGGATTCTTGAGAAGTTCGTCCACAACGTCTTTGGAGACGAATTTGGAGAATGTTGTGCGGATATATTTTACGTTCTCTTCTTCCGTTAAGATCTTATAAACTATGATCCCCACGAATATGAAGAATTGCTCTATGATTATCGTTGGAAATGCATAGATATAATTAAATGTATCAAAATTAAAAACGACTATAATTGTATAAGCAAGTGCGGTCAAAATTACGAACAAAAACCCCCAGGAGGTCTTCATTCGAGGAAGTAAAATGCCCATAACGAAACCCATTGCTAGAAAAATTAAGAAATTCCCTCCCAACGAAAGGTTAGAAAGAAAATCTTGATTTAGAATGGTATTAATCGCATGTGCGTGGTGCTCAATCCCGGACATATCTCCGAATGGAGATAAGTGAGTATCTTTTGCGGCACCTCTTCCTGTCGCATAAAACATCGCCACGAGGAAAATATGATTGTTTAGCTGGGTAGCTGTTTCATTATCCCAGCCCTCAGAAACTTCGAAAAATTCAGTAGTATTATAAGAATAAACACCGCCTGGAAAGTTAATTTCCATTTGGCCGAATTCATCTATCGGAATAGTAATCGATCTCTCTTCGTTCGGCTTAGCGAGAATATCTTCTGTGACAGTCTTTAACGTAACGCCATCGATACGAGTGGTTGTCTTTTGGGGGATATTTTTGATCTTTATATATTTTCCCATTACCACTTCGACGTCTTTTTTGAGATCTACCCCGTAATAATTGCAGGCGATCACCAGGTCTATCGATGCATAATATTCGTTCTCATTATTTGGACCGGAGCCGATAATTTTTGCAACCAATGGCATCTTGCGATTTAAGCCGGATTCATCTTTTTTAATATTAGCAAAACCGAGTCCGATTGATTTTTCGGCTACCGGCTCGATTGGACCTTGCGGAAATCTAAGCCAAGCAAATACTCCCGGATCGACAACATTCTCGATTTTATATTTTCGGAGGATATCCGTTCTTCTTTCTAAATTACGTATCGCTTCCCGGCTCTCTAAACGAGTTTCCATAGGATAGTCGAACATTACCCGGGGATTATGAGTAAGTGCCTTTGCCATCGCCTCGGTCTGACCAGGCTTATAGTCCAAAAAGAAAATATCGAACATTAAGTAATTTGTAGATGATGCGAATTTATCTATTACCTTTGCATAATATTCCCAAGGAAGCGGCCAGACTCCACCCAGCTCCTCCAAGGTTTTTGTGTTAATTCCGATGATATGTATATCCCTGCGAGCTTTCTTCGGAGGGTTCATCCTGATCTGGGACACTCTTCCCTTATCGGATTCGATTTCTTTCAGGGCTTCCTTATCGTCCCCCTTAGGGCCGCGTAAAAGATTGAATCTCCAAGAAATGGAATCTTCTTCCAAATCAGCAAGAGGAGTAAAGGTAACGTATAGATCGAACCAAACCAGGGATACTATGATCGCCAACCAAAGACTTCCGGCTAGCTGAGGATTTTTTGCGACCTTGGTAATGGTTTTATAGAAGAAGTAAGATGGTGCAAATAAGAAAAGCGCAC
This is a stretch of genomic DNA from Leptospira dzoumogneensis. It encodes these proteins:
- a CDS encoding adenylate/guanylate cyclase domain-containing protein, which translates into the protein MSESKSAQKFTVVDIIFGVTTTLGILAHFYYAFFSESDYAIQLLLLGALFLFAPSYFFYKTITKVAKNPQLAGSLWLAIIVSLVWFDLYVTFTPLADLEEDSISWRFNLLRGPKGDDKEALKEIESDKGRVSQIRMNPPKKARRDIHIIGINTKTLEELGGVWPLPWEYYAKVIDKFASSTNYLMFDIFFLDYKPGQTEAMAKALTHNPRVMFDYPMETRLESREAIRNLERRTDILRKYKIENVVDPGVFAWLRFPQGPIEPVAEKSIGLGFANIKKDESGLNRKMPLVAKIIGSGPNNENEYYASIDLVIACNYYGVDLKKDVEVVMGKYIKIKNIPQKTTTRIDGVTLKTVTEDILAKPNEERSITIPIDEFGQMEINFPGGVYSYNTTEFFEVSEGWDNETATQLNNHIFLVAMFYATGRGAAKDTHLSPFGDMSGIEHHAHAINTILNQDFLSNLSLGGNFLIFLAMGFVMGILLPRMKTSWGFLFVILTALAYTIIVVFNFDTFNYIYAFPTIIIEQFFIFVGIIVYKILTEEENVKYIRTTFSKFVSKDVVDELLKNPENLNLGGSKKDITIFFSDIRGFTTMSEKMGPEELVQFLNQYLSEMTEIIIEFKGTIDKYMGDAIMAFWGAPVPLEDHAYYACAASLAQMRRLAVLKEEWKARDLPVMDIGIGLNSGPAVVGNMGSSHRMDYTCMGDTINLGSRLEGSNKEYATNIIISEYTYEKVKDRIIARELDLVKVKGKTKPVRIYELIDLVNEEDLKLLRRPLHSVEQSR